One genomic window of Hymenobacter sp. J193 includes the following:
- the ribD gene encoding bifunctional diaminohydroxyphosphoribosylaminopyrimidine deaminase/5-amino-6-(5-phosphoribosylamino)uracil reductase RibD → MPFSDFDQLMMRRALDLARLGAGYTRPNPMVGCVITHQGRVIGEGWHRRYGGPHAEVNAVASVMEPHLLPEARVYVTLEPCSHFGKTPPCADLLIEKRVAEVVVCNLDPNPLVAGRGLQKLRDAGISVETGLLEPEGRWLNRRFFTYQEQQRPYVVLKWAETADGYLAGPYFQPVPISGELARVAVHQWRGEEHAILVGTRTALHDNPRLNVREWPGQDPIRLVIDKNLSLPPTHNLLDGSQPTVVYTYRHRATTNNVGYVTLSEAEDLFPQILANLHQRQVQSVLVEGGPTVLNSLLKDGLWDEIRVIRSPKLLGGGVAAPHLGLTGLREQFTLGEDQVFVYRKG, encoded by the coding sequence GGCTACACGCGCCCCAACCCCATGGTTGGCTGCGTTATCACCCACCAGGGCCGCGTGATTGGGGAAGGCTGGCACCGGCGGTATGGCGGACCTCACGCCGAGGTGAATGCCGTAGCCTCGGTTATGGAGCCGCACCTGCTGCCCGAAGCCCGCGTGTACGTAACGCTGGAACCCTGCTCTCACTTCGGCAAAACCCCGCCCTGCGCCGACCTGCTGATAGAAAAGCGCGTAGCAGAAGTGGTGGTATGCAACCTCGACCCCAACCCGCTGGTAGCCGGCCGGGGCCTGCAAAAGCTGCGCGACGCGGGTATATCCGTAGAAACGGGGCTACTGGAGCCAGAAGGCCGCTGGCTGAACCGGCGCTTCTTTACTTATCAGGAGCAGCAGCGGCCTTACGTGGTGCTGAAGTGGGCCGAAACCGCCGACGGCTACCTGGCGGGTCCGTATTTTCAGCCGGTGCCCATCAGTGGGGAGCTGGCGCGGGTGGCCGTTCACCAGTGGCGCGGCGAGGAGCACGCCATATTGGTAGGCACGCGCACGGCCCTGCACGACAACCCCCGCCTGAACGTGCGTGAATGGCCCGGCCAGGACCCTATTCGCCTCGTCATCGACAAAAACCTGAGCCTCCCGCCCACGCACAACCTTCTCGACGGTAGCCAGCCCACGGTGGTATACACGTACCGCCACCGCGCTACCACCAACAACGTGGGCTACGTTACGCTGTCGGAGGCCGAGGACTTGTTTCCGCAGATTCTGGCCAACCTGCACCAGCGTCAGGTGCAGTCGGTGCTGGTGGAAGGCGGGCCGACGGTGCTTAACTCCCTGTTGAAGGACGGGCTATGGGACGAAATCAGGGTCATTCGCAGCCCCAAGCTGCTGGGCGGCGGCGTGGCGGCCCCGCACCTGGGCCTCACCGGCCTGCGGGAGCAGTTCACGCTGGGCGAAGATCAGGTGTTCGTGTATCGGAAAGGCTGA
- a CDS encoding GAF domain-containing protein, with amino-acid sequence MAEELHLDTTLTKAEQYRQLLPQIEALTTGEPDLVANLANTVAALRQAFGFFWVGFYMVKGDELVLGPFQGPIACTRIRHGKGVCGSSWAQAATLLVPDVEQFPGHIACSSESKSEIVVPVLKDGQVVAVLDVDSDQLNDFNQDDQQALEQLMQLAARWF; translated from the coding sequence ATGGCTGAAGAACTGCACCTCGATACCACGCTCACTAAAGCCGAGCAATACCGGCAGCTGCTGCCCCAGATTGAAGCCCTAACCACCGGCGAGCCGGACCTGGTAGCCAACCTGGCCAATACCGTGGCGGCGCTACGGCAGGCCTTTGGCTTTTTCTGGGTGGGCTTTTATATGGTGAAGGGCGACGAGCTGGTACTGGGCCCGTTCCAGGGGCCGATTGCCTGCACCCGCATCCGGCACGGCAAGGGCGTGTGCGGCAGCAGCTGGGCCCAGGCCGCCACTCTGCTGGTACCCGACGTGGAACAGTTTCCCGGCCACATTGCCTGCAGTTCCGAGTCGAAGTCCGAAATTGTGGTGCCGGTTCTGAAAGATGGGCAGGTGGTAGCCGTGCTGGACGTAGACAGCGACCAGCTAAACGACTTCAACCAGGACGACCAGCAGGCCTTGGAACAGCTCATGCAGCTGGCAGCCCGCTGGTTTTAG
- a CDS encoding DUF1190 domain-containing protein, translating into MKKPFYSLGDWRRNVVLMAAAASLGLGALPACSSDNRTDTETATGDWSGETYSQGVITEMTEVQPGNWKITAEKPAGKEEVAAILHHFDGKVDTLQGAALQKQMQDYSRQNPENRVAGTGMMDVLMWSGIGYMAGRFLNPNPGYYANPGLVQRNMGWRQGITRERENEGRGFFGRGFTGARSSRSAGVQESPSFRRSAYRSGTFRSSAPRMSRSSGFGTRSSGGFGG; encoded by the coding sequence ATGAAAAAGCCGTTTTACTCTCTTGGCGACTGGCGTCGCAACGTGGTGCTGATGGCCGCTGCCGCCAGCCTGGGCCTGGGTGCGCTGCCCGCCTGCTCCTCCGATAACCGCACCGATACGGAAACCGCCACCGGCGACTGGAGCGGCGAAACCTACAGCCAGGGCGTCATCACGGAAATGACCGAGGTGCAGCCGGGCAACTGGAAAATCACGGCCGAAAAGCCGGCCGGCAAGGAAGAGGTAGCCGCCATCCTCCACCACTTTGATGGTAAGGTGGATACCCTGCAAGGCGCGGCTCTGCAAAAACAGATGCAGGACTACAGCCGCCAAAACCCCGAAAACCGGGTAGCTGGCACGGGCATGATGGATGTGCTGATGTGGAGTGGCATTGGGTATATGGCCGGGCGCTTTCTCAACCCCAATCCCGGCTATTATGCCAACCCCGGTCTGGTGCAGCGCAATATGGGCTGGCGCCAGGGCATTACCCGGGAGCGGGAAAACGAAGGCCGGGGCTTTTTTGGCCGGGGCTTCACGGGCGCCCGCAGCTCCCGCTCGGCCGGCGTACAGGAAAGCCCGTCGTTCCGGCGCTCGGCTTACCGCAGTGGCACATTCCGCAGCTCGGCTCCGCGCATGAGCCGCAGCAGCGGCTTCGGCACCCGAAGCAGCGGAGGGTTTGGCGGGTAG
- a CDS encoding glutathionylspermidine synthase family protein, protein MNSSTVQLISLSGDVTPAVRALGWDWAVEDACAAYVAREAVQVPEAEAEALLQAADTLYEMLAQAIPDPIPDDLLQLLAIPANLWTAVRHSWNDERHWHLYGRFDLAQTPDGIKLLEFNADTATSLPETAVVQWASLVAAGQADEERQANGLFEGLQSQLEEWRQLNPDLDPSLLLVHLPGSAEDETNCAILAEAARAAGFATAHVCSVDAMQVSVAGEDRGVWAQVGPEQWQRFGFLFKLVPWEILAEEEPDLTADLTHLLLSRDVIIANPAYSLLFQSKGILAWLWKVFPHHPLLLEASLQPLAGHSVSKPIFGREGQNVTEVQPNGQLGTSIDGEFGEQPQVHQRWAYLPRDAQQRRYQAGVFWAGEACALGFRRDAGFITNLSEFVPHLLG, encoded by the coding sequence ATGAATAGCTCAACCGTTCAATTAATTTCCCTTTCCGGTGACGTGACGCCGGCCGTGCGGGCACTGGGCTGGGACTGGGCCGTGGAAGATGCTTGCGCCGCCTATGTGGCCCGCGAAGCCGTGCAGGTGCCCGAGGCCGAAGCCGAAGCCCTGCTCCAGGCCGCCGACACGCTCTACGAAATGCTGGCCCAGGCTATTCCCGACCCTATCCCCGACGACCTGCTGCAGCTGCTGGCCATTCCGGCCAACCTGTGGACTGCCGTGCGTCACTCCTGGAACGACGAGCGGCACTGGCACCTCTACGGCCGCTTCGATCTGGCCCAGACGCCCGACGGCATCAAGCTGCTGGAGTTCAACGCCGATACGGCCACCAGCCTGCCCGAAACGGCCGTGGTGCAGTGGGCCAGCCTGGTAGCCGCCGGTCAGGCCGACGAGGAGAGGCAGGCCAACGGCCTGTTCGAGGGCCTGCAAAGCCAGCTGGAGGAATGGCGCCAGCTCAACCCCGACCTCGACCCCAGCCTGTTGCTGGTGCACCTGCCCGGCAGCGCCGAGGACGAAACCAACTGTGCCATCCTGGCCGAAGCGGCGCGGGCAGCCGGTTTTGCTACCGCGCACGTGTGTTCCGTGGATGCTATGCAGGTATCGGTGGCGGGTGAAGACCGAGGCGTGTGGGCACAGGTGGGACCGGAGCAGTGGCAGCGGTTCGGCTTTCTGTTTAAGCTGGTGCCCTGGGAAATTCTGGCTGAGGAAGAGCCCGACCTGACCGCCGACCTGACCCACCTGCTTCTTTCGCGCGACGTTATCATTGCCAACCCGGCGTATTCCCTACTGTTCCAAAGCAAGGGTATCCTGGCTTGGCTCTGGAAGGTATTTCCGCACCACCCTTTGCTGCTGGAAGCTTCCCTGCAGCCGCTGGCGGGCCACTCCGTCAGCAAGCCAATCTTTGGCCGCGAAGGCCAGAACGTGACGGAAGTGCAGCCCAATGGCCAACTCGGTACTAGCATCGACGGGGAGTTTGGCGAGCAGCCCCAAGTGCATCAGCGCTGGGCCTATCTTCCCCGCGACGCGCAGCAGCGCCGCTACCAGGCGGGCGTATTCTGGGCCGGCGAGGCCTGCGCGCTCGGTTTCCGCCGCGACGCGGGCTTTATCACCAACCTTTCCGAGTTCGTGCCCCATTTGCTGGGGTGA